CCGGCAACCTGGAACCGACCTGGGATCGGGTTTCGGTGGGGGCGGTACTCGTTTCGGAGTCGCTGGCCTATCGCCACGGACTTGCCCCGGGCGATGTATTGCAGATCGATACGGATCGCGGGCGGCACGCTTTTCCCGTTGCGGGCATCTACTACGATTATGGCTCCGATCGCGGCACGGTGCTGATGGCGCGTCCGGTCTACGAGCGGTTCTGGTCGGAGCGCGCCATCTCGGCTCTGGGGCTTTATCTCGAGGAGGGTGCTGACCCGCAACAGGTGATCGATGCATTGCGCGGCCGGGTCGCGGACAGGCAGGAGGTGGTCATACGCAGCAATCAGAAACTGCGCGAGTCTTCGATCGCGATCTTTGACCGCACCTTCACCATTACTCAGGTGCTGCGCCTGTTGGCGATGGGGGTCGCCTTCGTGGCGGTGGTCAGCGCCCTGATGGCGATCCAGCTGGAACGGGCCCGTGAGTTTGCCATCTTGCGGGTAACGGGCATGACGCCTGGCCAGTTGTGGCGCCTGATGCTGGGCCAGACGTTGCTGATCGGTGCGGTGGCCGGAGTGTTGGCGCTGCCGCTCGGGACCGCGCTCGGGTGGATTCTGACCCAGATCGTCAATCGCCAATCATTTGGCTGGAGTCTCGGCTGGCAGGTACCACCGGGTACGTTGCTCTTTACGCTGGCGTTGGCCTTGATCGCGTCGCTGCTTGCCGCGATCTACCCTGCCTGGCGTATGGTGCGCACCTCACCGGCATGGGCGCTGCGCGAGGAGTGAAGGTGATCTGGCGCATGGGTCTCGGCTTGCTCGTCGTGGTGCTGATTGGCGTCGGTTGGCGGGGATTGGGGGGTGATCAGCGGGACCTTGTTGCTCGCCAAAACCAGCCGTTGAGCGCGCGCCACTTGTTGGCGGGTACCGACGCGACCGGGTACGCGCGTGCAGTGTCGCCTCGCCCGTTCACGTTTCCACAGGACCATGCCGCGCATCCTGACTATCGTCACGAATGGTGGTATCTCACCGGCAACCTGCAGGATGCGCAGGGGCGCCGCTACGGATATCAGTTCACGCTGTTTCGCTACGCGCTCCAACCGGCGGAGACGGGAGGCGAGTCGGCATGGCGCACGCGGCAGATCTATATGGGACATCTGGCCGTTACCGATGTCGCGTCCGGACGCTTTCACAGCTTCCAACGATTTGCCCGCGGTGCCCTGGGCCTGGCCGGAACCGGGATCGATCCGCTGCGTATCTGGCTGGAGGACTGGGAGCTTGGCGCGGAAAACGAAGCATCGCCATGGCGTGTCCGCGCCGCCGAGGGAGAGTTCGCGATCGATCTGGCGCTGACACCGACCAAGCCCATTGTGCTTCAGGGCGAAAGCGGATTGAGCCGCAAGGGCAGCGAACCGGGCAACGCCAGTTACTATTACTCTCTGCCGCGCCTGGCAACCCGAGGAAGGATTACGCTGGGGGGCGAGCCTCTCGCCGTTGCCGGATTGAGTTGGCTGGATCGGGAATGGGGCACCAGCGTGCTGGGGAGCAAAGTGGCGGGTTGGGATTGGTTTGCCCTGCAACTGGACGACGGCCGCGATCTAATGCTTTACCATTTGCGCCGCACCGATGGCACTCTCGATGCGCACAGCGCAGGAGTTCTCGTCGATGCCGGCGGGAATGCCGTTGCGTTGGCGCTGCGCCCGGAGAGCCTTGCGGTAACCCGGACCTGGGTGAGCCCGCGCACCGGTATCGAGTACCCGGCCGGTTGGCGTCTTCACTTACCTGAGCATGGGCTCGATTTGATC
This DNA window, taken from Pseudomonadota bacterium, encodes the following:
- a CDS encoding carotenoid 1,2-hydratase, which produces MGLGLLVVVLIGVGWRGLGGDQRDLVARQNQPLSARHLLAGTDATGYARAVSPRPFTFPQDHAAHPDYRHEWWYLTGNLQDAQGRRYGYQFTLFRYALQPAETGGESAWRTRQIYMGHLAVTDVASGRFHSFQRFARGALGLAGTGIDPLRIWLEDWELGAENEASPWRVRAAEGEFAIDLALTPTKPIVLQGESGLSRKGSEPGNASYYYSLPRLATRGRITLGGEPLAVAGLSWLDREWGTSVLGSKVAGWDWFALQLDDGRDLMLYHLRRTDGTLDAHSAGVLVDAGGNAVALALRPESLAVTRTWVSPRTGIEYPAGWRLHLPEHGLDLIVQPLVAAQEWNQAVRYWEGAVAVRGGSGTGGMTGSGYAELTGYAKND